A window of the Oikeobacillus pervagus genome harbors these coding sequences:
- a CDS encoding recombinase family protein, with translation MTIKQDLSDSLSLVEQIHDSNIKFISIKEGEYGTPSANLQFNILSAVAQYQREDLAENVQMGMTQRAREGKWNGGRVLGYQSINKVLEIVPKKAENVKLIFNLDYSPTNTKFH, from the coding sequence ATCACGATTAAGCAGGATTTATCTGATTCACTTTCACTTGTTGAACAAATACACGATTCAAATATTAAATTTATTTCTATAAAAGAAGGTGAGTATGGTACACCTTCCGCCAATTTACAGTTCAATATTCTTTCGGCTGTTGCTCAGTACCAAAGAGAGGATCTTGCTGAGAACGTCCAAATGGGAATGACGCAAAGGGCAAGAGAAGGAAAGTGGAATGGTGGACGAGTGCTTGGATATCAAAGTATAAATAAAGTACTTGAAATTGTACCCAAAAAAGCTGAAAATGTTAAACTTATATTTAACCTAGATTATTCACCGACAAATACAAAATTCCACTGA